One Nonomuraea angiospora DNA segment encodes these proteins:
- a CDS encoding carbohydrate ABC transporter permease, translated as MVRESRTDRLFMVAVYVLLATFLAVVLLPLLYILASSLSDPNAVSSGRVTFWPVDFTLRGFQVALSDPQILVGFGNSLFYTAVGTFVSVSLTLMLAYPLSRRDFVGGGLLTRMIVFTMLFGGGLIPTYLVVKSLGMIDTRWALIVPNAIAVWQVIIARTYLRHSIPRELFEAAEIDGASHFRVLWSIVLPLAKPMIAVIALVYAISQWNSYFDALLYLKSDDLYPLQLVLRNILVLNTQSNGMDVATAMERQQLADLLKYSLIVISTVPVLLIYPFVARHFTKGLMIGSVKG; from the coding sequence ATGGTCAGGGAATCGCGGACGGACCGGCTGTTCATGGTGGCCGTCTACGTGCTGCTCGCCACCTTCCTGGCGGTCGTGCTGCTGCCGCTGCTCTACATCCTGGCCAGTTCCCTCAGCGATCCGAACGCGGTCAGCTCCGGCCGGGTCACCTTCTGGCCGGTGGACTTCACCCTGCGCGGCTTCCAGGTGGCACTGTCCGATCCGCAGATCCTCGTCGGTTTCGGCAACTCGCTCTTCTACACGGCCGTGGGAACGTTCGTCAGCGTCAGCCTCACGCTCATGCTGGCCTATCCGCTGTCCCGCAGGGATTTCGTCGGAGGCGGGCTCCTCACCCGGATGATCGTCTTCACGATGCTGTTCGGCGGCGGCCTCATCCCCACCTACCTGGTCGTCAAGTCTCTCGGCATGATCGACACGCGGTGGGCGCTGATCGTCCCCAACGCGATCGCCGTCTGGCAGGTGATCATCGCGCGCACCTACCTGCGCCACTCCATCCCTCGCGAGCTGTTCGAGGCCGCCGAGATCGACGGCGCGAGCCACTTCCGGGTTCTCTGGTCGATCGTGCTGCCCCTGGCCAAGCCCATGATCGCGGTGATCGCGCTGGTCTACGCGATCAGCCAGTGGAACTCCTACTTCGACGCCCTGCTCTATCTCAAGAGCGACGACCTCTACCCGTTGCAGCTCGTGCTCCGCAACATCCTCGTCCTCAACACCCAGAGCAACGGCATGGACGTCGCCACCGCCATGGAGCGCCAGCAACTCGCCGATCTGCTCAAATACTCGCTCATCGTGATCTCGACCGTACCCGTGCTCCTCATCTACCCCTTTGTCGCCCGGCACTTCACCAAGGGCCTCATGATCGGCTCCGTCAAGGGCTGA
- a CDS encoding extracellular solute-binding protein yields the protein MSVRVVAALTAGFLALAACSAEEPKQEQKAGTIRIFAQQNADQHLSNSPFTKHVQQKLGVTLTFETTTWDSAAAKEKRQISLASGDLPDVYMLIPWVDAFSPAELIRMGKQGVLVPLNDLIDKYAPNVKKALESTPDFKRLATAPDGKIYGMPQWNDCFHCSYPSKFWMNSAWLKKLGLKQPTTPDELREVLKAFKAKDPNGNGKADEIPLSANTANPLLPYLMDAFVYDPQATGAYGSTLAVNAGKVQLQAVQPGWREGLRYIAVLYKDGLIDQAAFTQNGDALKAKGDKAGASVVGSATVHHPAQLVTLGQKDGRDKDYDAVAPLTGPSGAQYATYILPSLPGASFVITSKASEATQIAAIKLLDYLFTDEGHVLGQVGEEGKDWAKAGPGDVALDESLKPSFKTLTQPEDAPKREGAWGPMAEYDNTKEFRNARVTSTDIYDQAGYERRLFKATELYAGKEPKDQIFPIWHTKIAPEEAGELATLQTNIDNYVNQSSLQFVTGQKNIDDDSAWQAYLDGLNGLGLTRYLQIQQKAHDAL from the coding sequence GTGTCCGTCAGAGTCGTCGCAGCACTCACCGCCGGTTTCCTGGCCCTGGCCGCCTGCTCCGCCGAGGAGCCCAAGCAGGAGCAGAAGGCCGGCACCATCAGGATCTTCGCCCAGCAGAACGCCGACCAGCACCTGAGCAACAGCCCGTTCACCAAGCACGTGCAGCAGAAGCTCGGGGTGACCCTCACCTTCGAGACCACCACCTGGGACAGCGCCGCGGCCAAGGAGAAGCGCCAGATCTCGCTGGCCAGCGGCGATCTCCCCGACGTCTACATGCTCATCCCGTGGGTCGACGCGTTCTCCCCGGCCGAGCTGATCCGCATGGGCAAGCAGGGCGTGCTCGTGCCGCTCAACGACCTGATCGACAAGTACGCCCCCAACGTCAAGAAGGCGCTGGAGTCGACGCCCGACTTCAAGCGGCTGGCGACCGCGCCCGACGGGAAGATCTACGGCATGCCGCAGTGGAACGACTGCTTCCACTGCTCCTATCCCTCCAAGTTCTGGATGAACTCCGCCTGGCTGAAGAAGCTCGGACTCAAGCAGCCCACCACCCCCGACGAGCTGCGCGAGGTGCTGAAGGCGTTCAAGGCCAAGGATCCCAACGGCAACGGCAAGGCCGATGAGATCCCGCTGAGCGCGAACACCGCCAACCCGCTCCTGCCGTACCTCATGGACGCCTTCGTCTACGACCCGCAGGCCACCGGCGCGTACGGCTCCACGCTGGCGGTCAACGCCGGCAAGGTGCAACTGCAGGCCGTGCAACCCGGCTGGCGCGAGGGCCTGCGCTACATCGCGGTGCTGTACAAGGACGGCCTGATCGACCAGGCGGCCTTCACCCAGAACGGGGACGCGCTGAAGGCCAAGGGCGACAAGGCCGGGGCGAGCGTCGTCGGCTCGGCGACGGTACACCACCCGGCCCAGCTGGTCACCCTGGGCCAGAAGGACGGCCGCGACAAGGACTACGACGCCGTGGCCCCGCTGACCGGCCCGTCCGGCGCGCAGTATGCCACCTACATCCTGCCCAGCCTACCCGGCGCCTCCTTCGTCATCACCTCCAAGGCGAGCGAGGCGACCCAGATCGCCGCGATCAAGCTGCTGGACTACCTGTTCACCGACGAGGGACACGTCCTGGGCCAGGTCGGCGAGGAGGGCAAGGACTGGGCCAAGGCGGGCCCCGGCGACGTCGCGCTCGACGAGAGCCTCAAGCCGTCGTTCAAGACGCTGACGCAGCCCGAGGACGCGCCGAAGAGGGAGGGCGCCTGGGGGCCGATGGCGGAGTACGACAACACCAAGGAGTTCCGCAACGCCCGGGTGACATCGACCGACATCTACGACCAGGCGGGCTACGAGCGCCGCCTCTTCAAGGCCACCGAGCTGTACGCGGGCAAGGAGCCCAAGGACCAGATCTTCCCGATCTGGCACACCAAGATCGCGCCGGAGGAGGCGGGCGAGCTGGCCACCCTGCAGACCAACATCGACAACTACGTCAACCAGTCCAGCCTGCAGTTCGTCACGGGCCAGAAGAACATCGACGACGACTCCGCCTGGCAGGCTTACCTCGACGGGCTCAACGGCCTGGGCCTGACCCGCTACCTCCAGATCCAGCAGAAGGCACACGACGCGCTGTGA
- a CDS encoding nitroreductase family deazaflavin-dependent oxidoreductase: MVEQQQSSGGFMARVSTALRPFFQWLAGTRGFARVAPKIVPPLDRFVNRVTGGRVLMGDQMIPHLLLTTTGSKSGQQRQSPLACLPEDGGTFLVVGSNFGREHHPAWSGNLLKTPQATVTFRGRVIPVTATLLAGADRERAWQALTGFWPLYDGYTERSGRELRVFRLSPRP; encoded by the coding sequence GTGGTTGAGCAGCAGCAGTCCAGCGGCGGTTTCATGGCACGCGTCAGCACCGCGCTCCGCCCGTTCTTCCAGTGGCTCGCGGGCACGAGGGGCTTCGCGCGGGTCGCCCCCAAGATCGTTCCGCCTCTTGATCGTTTCGTCAACCGGGTGACCGGCGGCCGCGTGCTCATGGGGGACCAGATGATCCCCCACCTGCTGCTCACCACCACCGGCAGCAAGTCCGGGCAGCAGCGCCAGAGCCCGCTGGCCTGCCTGCCCGAGGACGGCGGCACGTTCCTGGTGGTCGGCAGCAACTTCGGCAGGGAGCACCACCCGGCCTGGAGCGGCAACCTGCTCAAGACCCCGCAGGCCACCGTGACCTTCCGCGGGCGGGTCATCCCCGTCACGGCCACCCTGCTCGCCGGAGCCGACCGCGAGCGGGCTTGGCAGGCGCTGACCGGCTTCTGGCCGCTGTACGACGGCTACACCGAGCGCTCCGGCCGCGAGCTGCGCGTCTTCCGCCTGTCGCCGCGCCCCTGA
- a CDS encoding glycoside hydrolase family 2 protein, with translation MPSTCKSLINRSWKFTYGDPSGATEPGYDDSDWYDVGLPHSFGQPYFMEAGFYVGRGVYRRDFVVEHPDKRVALEFQGVFQDAEVYVNGHHVGRHLGGYTAFEMDVSEAVRPGINQLTVRVGNEWNPRLAPRAGEHVFNGGIYRDVSLIVSEKVRFAWYGTAVTTDGNRVEIATELVNDGDTPFEGQLDAVVSLDDVELATVSAHISLEAGEATTHRTQLLLDEVRQWHPATPVLYQLEQRLSNGEQASTTFGFRTVEFTTDGGFFLNGEHYLINGANVHQDHAGWSDAVSHAGIRRDVAMIKECGMNFIRGSHYPHHEQFAAECDRQGLLFWSELHFWGVGGHDAEGYWNASAYPPHEEDRAEFEESCLRALTEMIRVNRNHPSIIVWSVSNEPFFTDAQVMPEAKKLITRLVDLAHQLDPTRPAAVGGAQRGGFDELGDLAGYNGDGAALFHQPPWPSLVSEYGSTIEDRPGVYGPRYTDGVEIEHPWRAGIALWCAFHHGSIITDMSRMGFIDYFRVPLRSYYWYRNKLRGIEPPVWPSEGTARALRLSSDTETIGTDGTDDAHLRVELVDKSGAVISGERTVTIEVLEGGGLFPTGTSIELPVVDGIGAIEFRSHYAGVNVLRASAEGLEPATLTILATGGPEWTGQPRKLPSGPPSLRYRPGSERLLSANRPVFSSGSPAHDVTDYSTEHGWSGGWVRVDLEGAWRLRRIEVRFGEGADVPFAIETDDGAQVAAGLTGGGAARVELDALLAHEVWVRFPAGPAELIEVRVYGH, from the coding sequence GTGCCTTCCACCTGCAAGAGCCTGATCAACCGGTCATGGAAGTTCACCTACGGAGACCCGTCCGGCGCCACCGAGCCCGGCTATGACGACAGCGACTGGTACGACGTCGGCCTGCCGCACTCCTTCGGCCAGCCGTACTTCATGGAAGCCGGCTTTTATGTGGGTCGTGGCGTCTACCGGCGGGACTTCGTCGTCGAGCACCCGGACAAGCGCGTCGCCCTGGAGTTCCAGGGCGTGTTCCAGGACGCCGAGGTCTACGTCAACGGCCACCACGTCGGCCGGCACCTGGGCGGCTACACCGCTTTCGAGATGGACGTCTCCGAGGCGGTCCGGCCCGGGATCAACCAGCTCACCGTACGGGTGGGCAACGAGTGGAACCCGCGCCTGGCGCCGCGGGCGGGAGAGCACGTCTTCAACGGCGGGATCTACCGCGACGTGTCGCTGATCGTCAGTGAGAAGGTCCGCTTCGCCTGGTACGGCACGGCGGTCACCACCGACGGCAACCGCGTCGAGATCGCCACCGAACTCGTCAACGACGGGGACACCCCCTTCGAGGGGCAGCTCGACGCCGTGGTGAGCCTGGACGACGTCGAGCTAGCGACTGTTAGCGCTCACATCAGCCTGGAAGCGGGCGAGGCCACTACCCACCGGACGCAGCTGCTGCTCGACGAAGTCCGGCAGTGGCACCCTGCCACCCCGGTCCTCTACCAGCTCGAGCAGCGGCTGAGCAACGGCGAGCAGGCGAGCACGACCTTCGGGTTCAGGACCGTCGAGTTCACCACCGACGGCGGCTTCTTCCTCAACGGCGAGCACTACCTCATCAACGGCGCCAACGTCCACCAGGACCACGCCGGCTGGAGCGACGCGGTCAGCCACGCCGGCATCCGCCGCGACGTCGCGATGATCAAGGAGTGCGGCATGAACTTCATCCGCGGCTCCCACTACCCGCACCACGAGCAGTTCGCCGCCGAATGCGACCGGCAGGGCCTGCTGTTCTGGTCGGAGCTGCACTTCTGGGGCGTGGGCGGCCACGACGCGGAGGGCTACTGGAACGCCAGCGCCTACCCGCCGCACGAGGAGGACCGCGCCGAGTTCGAGGAGAGCTGCCTGCGCGCGCTCACCGAGATGATCCGCGTCAACCGCAACCACCCCAGCATCATCGTGTGGAGCGTCAGCAACGAGCCCTTCTTCACAGACGCGCAGGTGATGCCCGAGGCCAAGAAGCTCATCACTCGCCTGGTGGACCTGGCCCACCAGCTCGACCCGACCAGGCCCGCCGCGGTCGGCGGCGCGCAGCGGGGCGGCTTCGACGAGCTCGGCGACCTGGCCGGCTACAACGGCGACGGCGCCGCACTCTTCCACCAGCCGCCCTGGCCCAGCCTGGTCTCCGAGTACGGCAGCACGATCGAGGACCGGCCCGGCGTCTACGGCCCGCGCTACACCGACGGCGTCGAGATCGAGCACCCCTGGCGGGCCGGGATCGCGCTGTGGTGCGCCTTCCACCACGGCAGCATCATCACCGACATGAGCCGGATGGGCTTCATCGACTACTTCCGCGTGCCGCTGCGCTCCTACTACTGGTATCGCAACAAGCTGCGCGGCATCGAGCCCCCCGTCTGGCCGAGCGAGGGCACCGCGCGAGCCTTACGGCTGAGCTCCGACACCGAGACGATCGGCACGGACGGCACCGACGACGCCCACCTCCGGGTCGAACTCGTCGACAAAAGCGGCGCGGTCATCTCCGGCGAACGCACGGTGACCATCGAGGTCCTGGAAGGTGGGGGCCTCTTCCCGACCGGCACCTCGATCGAGCTGCCCGTCGTGGACGGGATCGGGGCGATCGAGTTCCGCTCCCACTATGCCGGGGTCAACGTCCTGCGCGCGAGCGCCGAGGGTCTGGAGCCCGCCACCCTCACGATCCTGGCGACCGGTGGCCCCGAGTGGACCGGTCAGCCGCGCAAACTGCCCTCTGGGCCGCCGAGCCTGCGCTACCGGCCCGGCAGCGAGCGGCTGCTGTCGGCCAACCGGCCGGTGTTCAGCAGCGGATCACCCGCTCATGACGTCACCGACTACAGCACCGAGCACGGCTGGAGCGGCGGGTGGGTCCGCGTCGACCTGGAGGGCGCGTGGCGGCTACGGCGGATCGAAGTCCGGTTCGGTGAGGGGGCCGACGTACCGTTCGCCATCGAAACCGACGACGGCGCCCAGGTGGCGGCCGGTCTGACCGGAGGCGGCGCGGCCCGCGTGGAGCTGGACGCCCTGCTCGCCCACGAGGTGTGGGTGCGCTTCCCCGCCGGGCCGGCGGAACTGATCGAGGTGAGGGTGTATGGCCACTAG
- a CDS encoding GNAT family N-acetyltransferase: MITWRRLGQEDFPLLRTWLEQPHVALWWNHETSMEAVTRDFGPAARGEEPSEDLLVFLDGRPLGLVQRSRYADYPAYLDELSALTPVPDGAVSIDYLIGDPGQVGRGLGPEMIRSVIERTWVEVPGSSCVLVPVSAANRASWRALEKAGMRRVAEGELEPDNPIHGRAHYVYRIDRPTE; encoded by the coding sequence ATGATCACATGGCGTCGGCTCGGCCAGGAGGACTTCCCCCTGCTGCGCACCTGGCTGGAGCAGCCGCACGTGGCGCTGTGGTGGAACCACGAGACCTCGATGGAGGCGGTGACCCGAGACTTCGGCCCCGCCGCCCGCGGGGAGGAGCCGTCGGAGGACCTGCTCGTGTTCCTCGACGGCCGGCCGCTCGGCCTGGTTCAGCGGTCGCGGTACGCGGACTATCCCGCCTACCTGGACGAACTGTCGGCGCTCACTCCCGTGCCCGACGGCGCGGTGAGCATCGACTACCTGATCGGCGATCCCGGCCAGGTCGGCCGGGGTCTGGGCCCGGAGATGATCCGCTCGGTGATCGAGCGGACCTGGGTGGAGGTCCCCGGCTCGTCCTGCGTGCTGGTGCCCGTCTCGGCGGCCAACCGGGCGTCGTGGCGGGCGCTGGAGAAGGCCGGGATGCGCCGGGTGGCCGAGGGCGAGCTCGAACCCGACAACCCGATCCACGGGCGCGCCCACTACGTCTACCGGATCGACCGGCCGACCGAGTAG
- a CDS encoding LacI family DNA-binding transcriptional regulator: MTKRVTINDVAQAAGVSRQTVTRAINGMGEINEQTKQRVLEACERLGYRPSRFARNLVARKKTRAIGYLVASFRNPYYTEIAGDLLNAAAARGWHVLMASTETEEESAAMEMLAGEVDLFMGHFFLPDDDLAQVCRGVPLVMVDRLMDRPGMHSVEIDLREGVRHAIEALRARGVRHLGMIDSDFTMRDSPTYHPSFRREWFEELAGAESARMITVGEESLAGGGRAFAELVAAHPEVDAVLVYNDLMAIGAVQASHALGIEVPGRVRICGIDGLSLGEAVHPRLTTLSMGREAVVNAALDIAEELAAADFAPLPPMRRVVNPCLIWRESA; the protein is encoded by the coding sequence ATGACGAAGCGTGTGACGATCAATGATGTGGCCCAGGCTGCTGGGGTTTCCCGGCAGACCGTGACCCGCGCGATCAACGGAATGGGAGAGATCAACGAGCAGACGAAACAGCGTGTCCTGGAGGCGTGCGAGCGCCTCGGCTACCGGCCCAGCCGGTTCGCCCGCAATCTCGTCGCCAGGAAGAAGACCCGCGCGATCGGCTATCTGGTCGCGTCGTTCCGCAACCCGTATTACACCGAGATCGCCGGGGACCTGCTCAACGCAGCCGCGGCTCGGGGCTGGCACGTGCTGATGGCCTCGACGGAGACGGAGGAGGAGTCGGCGGCCATGGAGATGCTGGCGGGAGAGGTGGACCTGTTCATGGGCCACTTCTTCCTGCCGGACGACGACCTCGCGCAGGTCTGCCGGGGAGTTCCGCTGGTCATGGTGGATCGCCTGATGGACCGGCCCGGCATGCACTCGGTGGAGATCGATCTGCGTGAGGGTGTACGGCATGCGATCGAGGCGCTGCGAGCCAGGGGCGTACGGCACCTCGGGATGATCGATTCCGACTTCACCATGCGGGACTCGCCGACCTACCATCCCTCGTTCCGGCGGGAGTGGTTCGAGGAGTTGGCGGGCGCCGAGTCGGCACGAATGATCACGGTAGGGGAGGAGTCGCTGGCCGGTGGCGGGAGGGCCTTCGCCGAGCTCGTGGCCGCCCATCCGGAGGTGGATGCCGTGCTCGTCTACAACGACCTCATGGCCATCGGCGCCGTGCAGGCCTCGCACGCGCTGGGCATCGAGGTGCCCGGGAGGGTCAGGATCTGCGGTATAGACGGGCTGAGCCTGGGCGAGGCGGTACACCCACGCCTGACGACGTTGTCGATGGGGCGTGAGGCCGTGGTGAACGCCGCGCTGGACATCGCCGAAGAGCTCGCCGCGGCCGACTTCGCCCCGCTTCCGCCCATGCGACGGGTTGTCAACCCGTGTCTGATCTGGCGCGAATCCGCCTGA
- a CDS encoding ABC transporter permease: protein MATSPRLRRIRRNWQLYLLVAVPVAYFAIFKYIPMANAVIAFKDYSVLDGIWGSEWVGFRHFRAFFDNPVFWTLVSNTFILSAYFLLASFPIPIILALALNEVRRGFFQRTVQLVTYAPYFISTVVVVSMTILILSPSVGLANDALGLFGIPSIDFLGNPDYFRHIYVWSDIWQTAGYSAVVYMAALSGVDPGLYEAARVDGASRLQKIIHVDLPGIMPTAAIILILGVGNIMAVGFEKAFLLQNPLNLSKSEIIATYTYKTGLLNADFSQATAVGLFNSAVNLVLLIVVNRVAKRVSGSGLW, encoded by the coding sequence ATGGCCACTAGCCCGCGCCTGCGGCGCATTCGCCGGAACTGGCAGCTCTACCTGCTCGTCGCGGTGCCTGTGGCCTATTTCGCGATCTTCAAGTACATCCCGATGGCCAACGCGGTCATCGCCTTCAAGGACTACAGCGTCCTGGACGGCATCTGGGGCAGCGAGTGGGTCGGCTTCCGGCACTTCCGCGCCTTCTTCGACAACCCGGTCTTCTGGACGCTGGTCAGCAACACCTTCATCCTGTCGGCCTACTTCCTCCTCGCCAGCTTCCCGATCCCGATCATCCTGGCGCTGGCGCTCAACGAGGTCCGGCGCGGGTTCTTCCAGCGGACCGTGCAGCTGGTCACCTACGCGCCGTACTTCATCTCGACGGTCGTGGTCGTCTCCATGACGATCCTCATCCTGTCGCCCAGTGTCGGGCTCGCCAATGACGCGCTGGGGCTGTTCGGCATCCCCTCGATCGACTTCCTCGGCAATCCTGACTACTTCCGGCACATCTACGTGTGGAGCGACATCTGGCAGACCGCCGGTTACTCCGCCGTCGTCTACATGGCCGCGCTGTCCGGAGTCGATCCCGGGCTGTACGAAGCCGCCCGGGTGGACGGCGCCTCCCGCCTGCAGAAGATCATCCACGTCGACCTGCCGGGCATCATGCCGACCGCGGCCATCATCCTGATCCTCGGCGTCGGCAACATCATGGCGGTCGGCTTCGAGAAGGCGTTCCTGCTGCAGAACCCGCTGAACCTGAGCAAGTCGGAGATCATCGCCACCTACACCTACAAGACCGGCCTGCTCAACGCCGACTTCAGCCAGGCCACCGCGGTCGGCCTGTTCAACTCCGCCGTCAACCTCGTCCTGCTCATCGTCGTGAACAGGGTCGCCAAGCGCGTCTCCGGATCGGGGCTCTGGTAA